In Mercurialis annua linkage group LG5, ddMerAnnu1.2, whole genome shotgun sequence, a single genomic region encodes these proteins:
- the LOC126682053 gene encoding uncharacterized protein LOC126682053 — MQYIMEGIMEENNLAEVLDAEVVYEEEEVSEDHEIGLEELEQAPHWIDDEAIHVREELEEVNLGTSEEPQLTFVSKNLEVGLKTKLTVLLQEYKDCFAWQYSDMPGLSRTLVEHRLPIKPEFQPYRQPPRRVSKEVELKVKEEIEKLCKAGFIRPAKYSNWLANVVPVVKKNGKLRICIDFRDLNEATPKDIYAMPIADTLIDATANHSLLSFMDCFAGYNQIMVAKEDISKTAFRCPGSIGTFEWVVMPFGLRNAGATYQRAMNAIFHDLLGKTMEVYIDDVVVKSKLMKDHLKNLEEAFRRMRVHCLKLNPLKCAFGVKAGNFLGFLVHERGIEVDQNKTRAIREAKPPRNKTELQRFLGQVNYLRRFISNLAGKTKVFSELLKLKKEDVFRWETIHQEAFDEIKDYLMKPPVLMPPKKGIPLRLYISAAEGSIGCLLAQSNQDGHEQAIYYLSRSMTSTELIESFEEVELVHVPREENWEADELSQLASGLRLSEELTHRLVMDWRRDIKKYLENPSKKMMYKVRVRAVNYVLIEDVLYRRGFDNLLLRCLGTTEALEVMKQTHEGVCGAHQSGVKMRWLIRRHGYFWPSILKDCMTFAKGCQSCQRYENIQRLPAAELKSVIKPWPFRGWAIDLIGKIYPPSFKNHSFIIVATDYFTKWVVAKPLVKTEQKDVIKFIKEEIIHQFGIPQSVTTDQGTMFTGKEMQEFATDYGIKLLTSTPYYAQANGQAESSNKIIINIVQKMLEQNPKD, encoded by the coding sequence ATGCAGTACATTATGGAAGGAATTATGGAGGAAAACAACTTGGCAGAGGTTCTAGATGCTGAAGTggtttatgaagaagaagaagtttctGAAGATCATGAGATTGGCTTGGAGGAGCTAGAACAAGCACCTCATTGGATAGATGATGAAGCCATCCATGTTAGGGAGGAGTTAGAAGAAGTGAATCTTGGAACCTCTGAGGAACCTCAGTTAACTTTTGTTAGTAAAAACCTAGAGGttggtttaaaaacaaaattaactgtACTCTTGCAGGAATACAAAGATTGCTTTGCATGGCAATATTCTGATATGCCGGGGTTAAGCAGGACATTGGTAGAACATCGGCTTCCTATTAAGCCCGAGTTTCAGCCATACCGCCAACCTCCAAGAAGAGTGTCAAAAGAAGTTGAATTAAAGGTAAAAgaggaaattgaaaaattgtgtaAAGCAGGCTTTATTAGGCCTGCTAAATATAGTAATTGGTTAGCAAATGTTGTTCCAGTGGTTAAAAAGAATGGAAAACTTAGAATATGCATAGACTTTAGGGACTTAAATGAAGCAACTCCTAAAGATATTTATGCCATGCCAATTGCTGACACTCTTATTGATGCTACAGCTAATCATTCTCTTTTGTCTTTTATGGATTGTTTTGCTGGATATAACCAGATTATGGTGGCTAAAGAagacatctccaaaacggcATTTAGATGTCCAGGATCTATTGGGACATTTGAATGGGTGGTCATGCCGTTTGGTTTACGTAATGCTGGtgcaacatatcagagggctATGAATGCCATCTTCCACGACCTCTTAGGTAAAACTATGGAGGTTTATATTGATGATGTTGttgtaaaatcaaaactaatgaAAGATCATTTGAAAAATCTAGAGGAAGCATTTAGGAGGATGAGAGTTCACTGTTTAAAACTCAATCCTCTGAAATGCGCCTTTGGtgtaaaagctggaaattttttggggtttttggtcCATGAAAGAGGCATTGAAGTGGACCAAAACAAAACCAGAGCTATTCGAGAAGCTAAACCGCCTAGAAATAAAACAGAACTTCAGAGGTTTCTTGGGCAGGTTAATTACTTAAGGAGATTTATATCTAATCTTGCAGGAAAAACAAAAGTGTTCTCAGAActgttgaaattaaaaaaggagGATGTCTTCAGATGGGAAACCATCCATCAAGAGGCTTTTGATGAAATTAAAGATTATCTAATGAAGCCTCCTGTATTGATGCCTCCCAAAAAGGGTATACCTCTGAGGTTGTACATTTCAGCAGCCGAAGGTTCAATTGGGTGTCTGCTAGCCCAGAGCAACCAAGATGGACATGAACAGGCTATTTATTATTTGAGCCGTTCGATGACATCTACAGAGTTAATAGAGAGTTTTGAAGAGGTTGAATTAGTACATGTTCCTAGAGAGGAAAATTGGGAGGCCGATGAATTATCACAGCTAGCATCTGGCCTACGTCTGTCGGAGGAGTTAACTCACCGACTAGTAATGGATTGGAGGAGAGACATTAAAAAGTACCTGGAGAATCCTAGCAAGAAGATGATGTATAAAGTAAGAGTGAGAGCTGTTAACTACGTGCTCATAGAAGATGTTTTATACAGAAGAGGATTCGACAACCTATTGCTAAGATGCCTTGGAACTACAGAGGCACTAGAGGTCATGAAACAAACTCATGAAGGAGTTTGTGGAGCACATCAATCTGGAGTGAAAATGAGATGGCTGATCCGAAGACATGGTTACTTCTGGCCATCTATCCTAAAAGATTGCATGACTTTTGCAAAGGGTTGTCAATCGTGCCAAAGGTATGAAAACATACAAAGACTTCCAGCTGCTGAGTTGAAGTCTGTCATCAAGCCATGGCCATTTAGAGGTTGGGCCATAGATTTGATAGGTAAAATATATCCTCCATCCTTTAAAAATCACAGTTTCATAATTGTAGCTACTGATTATTTTACCAAATGGGTAGTCGCTAAGCCATTGGTAAAAACAGAGCAAAAAgatgttattaaatttattaaggaGGAAATTATTCATCAATTTGGAATTCCACAATCAGTAACTACTGACCAGGGCACAATGTTCACTGGTAAGGAGATGCAAGAATTTGCCActgattatggaataaaattattgacCTCTACACCTTATTATGCTCAGGCTAATGGCCAAGCTGAatcttctaataaaattatcatcaaCATAGTTCAAAAAATGTTGGAACAAAATCCAAAGGATTGA
- the LOC126682052 gene encoding uncharacterized protein LOC126682052, producing MLTYGHDAVLSMEVVVRSLRVAKQNHLTPEDYNETMMMELENLEEGRLQALNNMIIQKKKVSRSYNKKVRPKTFQEDELVWKLILPPGTKDREYGKWSTNWEGPFLVHKVMKGNAYWLSSLEGEPHRKFINGKYLKKYTPTIWEKYNL from the coding sequence ATGCTAACCTATGGTCATGATGCAGTGTTATCCATGGAGGTGGTGGTGAGGTCATTGAGAGTAGCTAAGCAGAATCATTTGACTCCAGAAGATTACAATGAAACCATGATGATGGAGTTAGAAAATCTAGAAGAAGGGAGACTTCAGGCTTTAAACAATATGATAATACAGAAGAAGAAAGTCTCCAGAAGCTACAACAAGAAAGTTAGACCTAAGACATTTCAAGAAGATGAGCTAGTATGGAAGTTGATCTTACCCCCTGGTACTAAAGATAGAGAATATGGGAAATGGTCTACTAATTGGGAAGGGCCATTCTTAGTCCACAAGGTGATGAAGGGGAATGCGTATTGGCTATCAAGTTTAGAGGGTGAGCCTCatagaaaatttattaatgGAAAGTACTTGAAGAAATACACTCCCACCATCTGGGAGAAATACAACTTATAA
- the LOC130015569 gene encoding uncharacterized protein LOC130015569, translating into MYLPYILSTQILPKSIKLIIGKKEVHPPATNREAVAPTARTTAADPPLADRSSAGLGPTAVFPPETAGPVASGCHLLRSTASSFPSGLAAASSSSAAAETSSPVNQQRPSGSQQVSVLKQLHRAEPTVPTPSAAAACLQQFTPTASKVVSNPTTMAGSPKLVTADTNFSDFTAQKASF; encoded by the exons atgtatttacCTTATATTCTCTCAACCCAAATTTTGcccaaatcaattaaattaataattgggAAAAAGGAGGTTCACCCGCCGGCCACCAACAGGGAAGCGGTGGCACCAACGGCACGCACTACAGCAGCTGATCCACCGCTCG CTGACCGCTCCTCGGCAGGTTTGGGACCGACGGCAGTGTTTCCTCCGGAAACAGCAGGTCCGGTAGCAAGTGGTTGCCATCTTCTGCGTTCAACTGCTTCGTCATTCCCTTCGGGTCTAGCGGCAGCCAGCTCTTCATCGGCGGCAGCAGAGACTTCTTCTCCAGTAAACCAGCAGCGACCCAGCGGCAGCCAGCAAGTCTCCGTCCTCAAGCAACTCCACCGTGCCGAACCAACAGTTCCAACTCCCTCAGCAGCAGCGGCCTGCCTCCAGCAGTTCACGCCGACAGCTTCAAAGGTAGTATCAAATCCCACCACCATGGCAG GCTCTCCTAAGTTGGTAACTGCAGACACCAATTTTTCTGATTTTACGGCTCAAAAAGCCAGCTTCTAA